A genomic segment from Bubalus kerabau isolate K-KA32 ecotype Philippines breed swamp buffalo chromosome 14, PCC_UOA_SB_1v2, whole genome shotgun sequence encodes:
- the ABRA gene encoding actin-binding Rho-activating protein, producing the protein MAPGEKKRGDGPAKSALRKVHTATLVITLARGWQQWANENSIRQAQEPAGWMPGGTQDPADASGPAIDAPTRWKAQRAPKPSSPKPEGCGEDGHGSEEASAVSPIKRKEVTKTVVSKAYERGGDLGHLSHRYEQDGDQPEARQPESDVDRLLRSRGSPTRRRKCAKLVTELTRGWKAMEQEEPKCRSDSVDTEDSGYGGETDERPEPDGEQVAVARIRRPLPSQANRFTEKLNCKAQRKYSQVGNLKGRWQQWADEHIQSQKLNPFSEEFDYELAMSTRLHKGDEGYGRPKEGTKTAERAKRAEEHIYREILDMCFIIRSMARHRRDGKIQVTFGDLFDRYVRISDKVVGILMRARKHGLVDFEGEMLWQGRDDHVVITLLK; encoded by the exons ATGGCTCCCggggaaaagaaaaggggggacgGGCCGGCCAAGAGTGCCCTCCGGAAGGTGCACACAGCCACCCTGGTTATCACCTTGGCCCGAGGCTGGCAGCAGTGGGCCAACGAAAACAGCATCAGGCAGGCCCAGGAGCCTGCAGGCTGGATGCCAGGGGGCACCCAGGACCCAGCCGATGCTTCTGGACCAGCGATAGACGCCCCCACCCGCTGGAAAGCTCAGAGGGCCCCAAAGCCTTCCTCCCCGAAGCCGGAGGGCTGTGGAGAAGATGGACACGGCTCGGAGGAAGCCAGCGCGGTTTCTCCTATCAAAAGGAAAGAGGTGACCAAAACGGTGGTCAGCAAGGCTTACGAGAGAGGAGGGGACCTTGGCCACCTCAGCCACCGGTACGAGCAGGATGGTGACCAGCCGGAGGCCAGGCAGCCAGAGAGCGATGTTGACAGACTCCTCCGCAGCCGCGGCTCCCCAACGCGGAGGAGAAAGTGTGCCAAGCTGGTGACCGAGCTGACCAGAGGCTGGAAAGCGATGGAGCAGGAGGAGCCCAAGTGCAGGAGCGACAGTGTGGACACAGAGGACAGCGGCTACGGAGGCGAGACGGACGAGAGGCCGGAGCCGGATGGAGAGCAGGTGGCCGTGGCCAGGATCAGACGCCCCCTGCCCTCCCA ggcaaacagattcacagagaaGCTCAACTGCAAAGCCCAGCGAAAATACAGTCAAGTGGGCAATTTGAAAGGGAGATGGCAACAATGGGCTGATGAACATATCCAATCCCAGAAGCTCAATCCCTTCAGTGAAGAGTTTGATTATGAGTTGGCCATGTCTACCCGCCTGCACAAAGGAGACGAAGGCTACGGCCGTCCCAAGGAAGGAACCAAAACTGCCGAACGGGCCAAGAGAGCCGAGGAACATATCTACAGAGAAATCCTGGACATGTGTTTCATCATCCGCTCGATGGCTCGCCACCGACGAGATGGCAAGATCCAGGTTACCTTTGGAGATCTCTTTGACAGATATGTCCGTATTTCAGATAAAGTCGTGGGCATTCTCATGCGTGCCAGGAAACACGGACTGGTCGACTTTGAAGGAGAGATGTTATGGCAAGGCCGGGATGACCATGTTGTGATTACTCTACTCAAGTGA